TGGACAAGGAGCCATTTTTCACTTTCAACATCCTTGAATACGATTCCAAAGATATTGATAACCTCAAATTCTTTCATCGTGACAATTTCGATGCAGCTGCTATTACCAACCATGCTGAAGAAATGGTTTATGTAAAAGGCATGACTCAGCTTGTAGGTAATCTTTTACGTTCTCCTTCTGAAGAATTTGTTCGTTTCTTGGTAGCTGAACTCGGTACAATTGCACCTAGTTATGAAATTCAAGGTCGAATTACTGGTAAGATTATTGAAAAATTCCAGCCTATTGTTAAAAAGTCGATTCAGGGAAGTTTAGTGGAGTTAATGACTCGCTCACTCAGTCAAGAAATAGCTCAACCTATTGAAGTACAAGTAGAACAAGAGATAGAAGAAGAAGATAAACAGCAGGAATCTCAAGAATCAAGAATAGTAACAACGGCTGAAGAAATCGCAGCTTTTGAAAAAATTAAAGAAATTACGCAAACCTCAAAAAACTACAATTTTGAAGTCCAGTATAAAGACACTGCTTCCTACTTTGGCATAAATCTTGGCAAAACTACTTGGTGGTTTCTGCGGCTATATTTGTCTTCGCAGAAAAAAAGTTTAATTACTCGGCTAAGTGTAAATGAAGTAAAGTCTCTAGCACCAAATTTTGAAGTGCAAGAAGTAACAGCTTCACTAGGAGATACAGGATCAAAAGTAATCATTGCCTCTGTGAGTGATTTTGATCAGCTTGCATTACTCATTCTCAGATGTTATGAAGCAGAAGCTACTAAGCACCAAGGATTTGTACCAGATGCAATCAGAATGGAGAAATCAGCTTAACTACAAGCACTTACTTAAAAACTACATCGACCAGACTATTTTGATGCTATCTCCCATTCTGAATTTTGAATTTTTATAGACCCAGGCAGATTGGGAGTAACGGCATAGCCGAAAAACAACCTGATTAAACTAAAACTTCTTCCTTAAATCTGATTTTTGCCCGCCGCCAGATTGGCGATCGCAACTAGCTGAGTCTTAGCTGGAATTGCTAGGGAAGCAATACATAAGCTACGAACTCAGTCTCTTTACGTAATCGCTAAGTTAATATTGCAATATCTACAATATCTGTTACATTAGTTTACATACAGCAGCAACTGTTACAAAACAAACGCTTAGAGTGTTACTTATGCCAGACATTAAGAAAACTACGTCGTCAGTTTCTGAAGATCCTAATGCTTTGCGTTGGGGATTCACTCCTCAAAGCGAAAATTGGAATGGTCGTTTTGCGATGATTGGTTTTTTATCCGCTATTTTACTTGAAGTGTTTTCTGGGCAAGGTTTCCTTCATTTTTG
This region of Nostoc sp. UHCC 0302 genomic DNA includes:
- a CDS encoding type I restriction endonuclease, with amino-acid sequence MGFTEDITKLSEQVRKRADQVVGEEAAKMALIVPFLSALGYDVYDPSEVMPEYVADFATRRAGQFEKVDYALAINGIKVMLVEAKARGQKAEAHDGQLSRYFNGLLTTKVAVVTNGVEYRFFTDLRHKNVMDKEPFFTFNILEYDSKDIDNLKFFHRDNFDAAAITNHAEEMVYVKGMTQLVGNLLRSPSEEFVRFLVAELGTIAPSYEIQGRITGKIIEKFQPIVKKSIQGSLVELMTRSLSQEIAQPIEVQVEQEIEEEDKQQESQESRIVTTAEEIAAFEKIKEITQTSKNYNFEVQYKDTASYFGINLGKTTWWFLRLYLSSQKKSLITRLSVNEVKSLAPNFEVQEVTASLGDTGSKVIIASVSDFDQLALLILRCYEAEATKHQGFVPDAIRMEKSA
- a CDS encoding high light inducible protein; the encoded protein is MPDIKKTTSSVSEDPNALRWGFTPQSENWNGRFAMIGFLSAILLEVFSGQGFLHFWGIL